Proteins encoded in a region of the Phaenicophaeus curvirostris isolate KB17595 chromosome 1, BPBGC_Pcur_1.0, whole genome shotgun sequence genome:
- the SNRPF gene encoding small nuclear ribonucleoprotein F — MSLPLNPKPFLNGLTGKPVMVKLKWGMEYKGYLVSVDGYMNMQLANTEEYIDGALSGHLGEVLIRCNNVLYIRGVEEEEEDGEMRE, encoded by the exons ATG AGCCTGCCCCTCAACCCCAAGCCGTTCCTGAACGGGCTGACAGGGAAACCGGTGATGGTGAAGCTGAAGTGGGGGATGGAATACAAGGGCTACCTCGTCTCCGTCGACGGCTACATGAACATGCAG ctTGCAAACACAGAGGAGTACATAGATGGCGCATTGTCTGGACACCTGGGTGAAGTTTTGATAAG GTGCAATAATGTTTTGTACATCAGAGgtgtggaagaagaggaagaagatggagaaatgAGAGAATAG